The genomic segment CAGGTTTCATTCTCTTTGCTGCATGCACTGCATATATCAAGACCTTCAACCTCTGATGGAGCACAGATAGCAGAGAAAAAATTAGTTGCAATTTTCCTGCCATCTTGTTCTGCactgttaattaaatttttaatgtaattgatGGGGTAGTTCCATCCAACTGCTGTGGAGTAACCTCCATGACAAGACTTGTGGTCTTTGAAATCCATTAAACTGATCTTTTCTTTGCTCTCACATGCCCTTCTGTTTACCACTGCAACTGCTTCATAGGTTTTTGAATGGTCACAGTACATCTCACTGGCTATGGCTTTCATTGAGTGGTTGATGAATGCAGTATAAGCAAGCCCTGCTTCTAAGTTCACCAAATCTGCTTCTCCTTTCTGAATCGAAACCATGCACTCTTGGGCTTTTTCTCTTTGGACACTAAGGAGGACATAATAAGAAATAAGAGTCGTATCACTGGAAATGTTGCATATTCCTTTTTCAATTATCCATTTGCTAGAATCCGACGTAGGACCAAACTAAAAGTCTTTTTTGAGTGTACCCATCAACTTCAAGTTTCCAACGAAGAAAATAAGCACTTGCAACTAAAATTGTAGTAAAAATCagctaaatttttaaaaaggaaaattgtcAATAACAGTCAATTTTGCTAGGTGAAgatcaaaaattatttttcttttaaagtatAAACAATGAAAAGAAGGTTTCTAAGTTTATTATGTTCTGTGATGGGTAGATACTCAATGTTTTGACACTGTAATGTATCCATCTAAAACtggttaataaaaattatattatctaatgaaataaagagaaagaaataaaaaaaatattaataataaaacatccactagtgaaatataaaatagtCAAAATTACGAATCAAATAAAtggaaatattaattaaaaatatcatgaaaataagaaataataaaaattcatttataaaattcacAAAATCAGCGCGTGtaagatataaaatttaacttGATACTGTTTTTACTTACAGGTTGGATTAGTTACACCTAGTCTTTGAAAATAAGTTAGAGAAAAATTACggtagaaaaaatatttttgataatGTCTTTCTGAATAAGGATTAAAAAGTCTTGCCTCTTCagaatttttataacaaaagttAATAATATTCTCTTACAactcttttaatatatacacacatttaaaataattaataataatatattaataagtaTCATAATAATAAGCTCTATTGCACttatatattagtatttttcttCTATGACTGACTTGTACAAATTAACCACAAAAAGATCCTATCTTTATGTTTTGGTGACCAGATAAAAACGAGATATAGGATAGTTGTTGGCTCAAACGTCATTTCTCATATATagtttagattattttttattttaattttatatgaatttattattttacttgtaAAAATCTACATGTTTATCTAATTACACACGTTtacaatttaaaactttttttttctctcattctattttttaatttataatttgtaatctTTACTTAAAAGGACACATATATAGTATAGCATaaactattttcattttttttacataccACGAAAGAAATCTACATTGTAAACTAATGGAAATCTTATCCTCTTAAACTACTTTCTAATTATATTCTGTATTTATTagttaataaaaagaaaacataatttaagTCTTATACTAATTACTTTAAAAACAATACATaacttgaattttaattttagtccACAATTTAAAAACCTTTTAACAGTAGTGAGCAAGAAAATTAAATCCACAAGTAAagagaatataatttttgtgaGAGTTAACCATTTCCATGAGTAGCCCGTTAGTTGGTTAATCACACTCACAAAGAATCTAcactcctccacttcctccctCACCGAACACCACCACACGCCGCCGTTGTCCTTCACCGGAGCTTCTGGAGATCCATGATGCCGCTTCCCAATCACCGCCGGCGACGTGGGAACGGACTCGCCGGAGAGAGGATCGCTATCACCAGCAGCAGCAGGCACAGGCGGAAGCGCCGGTGGCGATAGGTGAGGCTCGTAATCGTAATCACCGCCAGAGGTGGGTGGTGGTGGAAGTGGCTGGAAATCTAAAATAGTGGAAACACAAAACATGAATGAGAGCTTGGAATTTAGGGTTGAGAAGACGAGAATTAAACATATGCATTGACACGTCACGTCATATGACCTTGAACAGAGGGTGATGAGTGAACAAGAGagttcaagaagaagaagaagaagaagagaagcaAACGAGCACGTGTTGGGATCTGCATCTTCGGTGAAGAGAGAGTGAGATGAAGATGATACGATGAAAGAAGGAGGGTCATGTTGGTGTTATATGGTTGTGGCACTTTTCGTTTCAATGAAGGAATAGTTTTGGTTAAGTATAATACAAGGAACAATAACACATCTTGGTGTAGTTGTCAACTGCATGCATGTTACTGTAACttcacttttattaaaaaaaagccagggatattttaaattaaaaaactcatTATGGATgcatctttatattttttttatcgaattgattatcataattattcttatttttaattaattacttgaAGTTTGACTTATCATGATGTGATGTGCACTTTATTTATGTGTTCAAAATATTGgtgataataaatatataaatggatgtaCATCTTTTTAAGAAATTAGATTCTAATTATAAGATTAGTTTATGAAGGTATGTATTAATTCTTTCTTTCATGTTTGAGTGTGTATTATGTTTCTATAGTTAGTATGTTCGTTCTTATATGTGTTAacgtttatatataattatctttatttcttttaatttctctaCGTTTCCTCGTATGGTATATTTTGTGTCCACTAGACTATTTAGGTTTTAATACGTTTCCGGTAGtgaatttattgatttttggtTCCCAATAAAATGGTATCTGAGATCTGAGCATGATATGGTTCagattcataaattaaaataagtttttcctTTTCGTTTGAGATTTTTGTTAATTTCCCAGACATAGTTAAAGAATATATCACTTTAGAGGAAGTAAAGTGATGCCTTTTTATATGAGAAATATTCATATACCTTCACCATATGCATTTATTTATATGACTCATtgtattttatcaaattttatcaaattgggattaatttgaataaaattaacaaaagtaACGAAAATTGAGACTAAATTGAATACAAGATAAGACACTAACGTTGACACATGACAATGATACACTTGACACTTAACATTGACATTATCTTGACACGTGAACAACTtttttgaattaagaaaaaaagttaaaagaattaataaataacatttttttttaaatttaaaaaaatcacaaagtaACATGTGACCCATAATATTCATCTCTCCTTAGCTATTTAGATGGCGTcataaaaattactaaattaaacataaattacaaaaattagaaCCACATTAAccactaaaaaaaattgagtctcatattaaacaaaatcaacGAAAAAGAGATggtattaagtttaattttaatatttaaaaatacatattgtATGAagcattttatattaattttataacaaataattaatttaaaccttcaaattgaatttgaaatttataataaataatttatattgtaataCTGTTATTTGAAATCatgtttcaaataataataactcttaaaattattatacaaaaatatcttaaaaaaaggtt from the Vigna angularis cultivar LongXiaoDou No.4 chromosome 3, ASM1680809v1, whole genome shotgun sequence genome contains:
- the LOC108324721 gene encoding uncharacterized protein LOC108324721, with protein sequence MFCVSTILDFQPLPPPPTSGGDYDYEPHLSPPALPPVPAAAGDSDPLSGESVPTSPAVIGKRHHGSPEAPVKDNGGVWWCSVREEVEECRFFVSVINQLTGYSWKCVQREKAQECMVSIQKGEADLVNLEAGLAYTAFINHSMKAIASEMYCDHSKTYEAVAVVNRRACESKEKISLMDFKDHKSCHGGYSTAVGWNYPINYIKNLINSAEQDGRKIATNFFSAICAPSEVEGLDICSACSKENETCSERGKYSGHSGAFRCLVEELGDIAFVKSDTVLLYSMEGPHTQSWSTKSVRDFMYLCPQGGCREINDYPGDCSFGAVPADVIMAHNSMPNKKREHILETLTNTSLADALHAPNNVRGHLFSASTQGLAMIEKITRLYLGKSASISQSIQKLNSPETGANSYEADNGSEESSSSSYICCSQVMTMLVLLMSLLILGILTPK